In Maridesulfovibrio zosterae DSM 11974, a genomic segment contains:
- a CDS encoding ABC transporter substrate-binding protein, whose product MNIFRLNILSVIFIFLLCSTGFAKAPEPYILGMSAAFSGPSKALGIELYRGSQSYFDHINANGGIGGRKVMIKCYDDGYNPLPAIRNTIKLVENDHVTCLFNYVGTPTVTRVLPVIKHFNSKKPIYLFFPFTGAQPQREFPYEEFVFNLRSSYRQETWGLIHNLYMIGRTRVAIFYQADAYGRSGWDGIRKALKEKGLKIAAEATYKRGTSFSDSMKKQVEILAEAKPDVIISVGTYEACAAFVRDARDAGMTIPICNLSFVGCESMLNLLQEAEKEKDKNYTENLITAQTVPSYEDTSLPAVREYREIMTNHIPVIPEEFDESYVQLPFSFISFEGYLNAKVMTKILERLETDQYRGNIYAATMAIRNLDIGIGSPVSFGRGKHQGLDEVYYTTVANGKFVPLTSWERWKK is encoded by the coding sequence ATGAATATATTCCGTCTGAACATCTTATCCGTTATTTTTATCTTCCTACTGTGTTCTACAGGTTTTGCAAAAGCTCCTGAGCCATATATTTTAGGTATGTCTGCTGCATTTAGCGGCCCCAGCAAAGCACTTGGAATAGAGCTTTACCGAGGATCACAATCCTATTTTGATCATATCAATGCCAATGGAGGAATAGGTGGCCGAAAAGTAATGATCAAATGTTATGATGACGGCTACAACCCGCTTCCAGCCATCCGCAATACAATAAAGCTTGTTGAAAACGATCATGTTACCTGCCTTTTTAACTATGTAGGAACTCCTACTGTAACCAGAGTTCTTCCAGTAATAAAACACTTCAATTCGAAAAAACCAATATACCTTTTCTTTCCATTTACAGGTGCACAACCACAAAGAGAATTTCCATACGAAGAATTTGTATTCAATCTGCGTTCATCATACCGGCAGGAAACATGGGGACTGATACATAATCTGTATATGATCGGCAGAACACGTGTTGCTATCTTTTACCAGGCAGATGCATACGGACGCAGCGGCTGGGACGGGATACGCAAGGCTTTAAAAGAAAAAGGATTAAAGATTGCTGCCGAGGCAACATATAAACGCGGAACTTCATTTTCAGATTCTATGAAGAAACAGGTAGAAATTCTAGCTGAAGCAAAACCTGATGTTATTATATCTGTCGGAACTTATGAAGCTTGCGCTGCTTTTGTCAGAGATGCCAGAGATGCAGGAATGACAATCCCCATATGCAATCTATCATTTGTAGGCTGTGAAAGCATGCTTAATTTATTACAAGAAGCTGAAAAAGAAAAAGATAAAAATTATACCGAGAACTTAATTACAGCACAGACTGTACCCAGCTACGAAGACACTTCTCTACCTGCAGTCAGAGAATACCGTGAAATCATGACAAATCATATTCCAGTCATTCCTGAAGAATTTGATGAAAGCTATGTTCAACTACCGTTCAGTTTTATCAGCTTCGAAGGCTATCTCAATGCAAAAGTTATGACCAAGATTCTTGAACGCCTTGAAACCGACCAATATCGTGGCAATATCTACGCAGCGACTATGGCAATCCGCAATCTTGATATTGGGATAGGCTCGCCGGTCAGTTTCGGAAGGGGCAAACATCAGGGACTTGATGAAGTATACTATACAACTGTTGCAAATGGAAAATTTGTTCCCCTCACCAGTTGGGAAAGGTGGAAAAAATGA
- a CDS encoding ATP-binding protein, producing the protein MKIKMRMSKIFQKTMIVNFILFGVISFSMSFVSAVTLHNHMETEYISKGKAIANSLASSSVEILLNRDSSTIQSMIDQFKTSDGAAYVYVQNANGEIISHTFVPRVPLVLTSSNLHPESMVVRELYIPDFGEVIDITNPILAGMAGYVHVGMDKEIINKYVWIAIGKLQIVMFFIFWVSVFILYIMVKRISEPLNQLTEYAKKLSDHDFTANIAITSKDEIGLLAGTMKNMANELTTLISGLEKAVSNATSDLQDTLTYMEVIMDSLADGLLVVDFSGKISLTNPALSELFNLHKKNIKGHDIKDFFPTEMIDLFNLVKGCKHEVYSSEIKLGHNRTVKAVATPIHKWESEDSFNICLGAIILVRDITYEKEVDNLKTDFISTVSHELRTPMTSILGFAKIIRKKLDKSIFPTCNTPDPKTKRAMSQVQDNIGIIVSEGQRLTELINDVLDIAKMESGKIDWRKAPVDLHEVIKTSVQTTTPLWESKRLQLTIDIDENIPTIYGDRDRILQVLVNLISNAVKFTQSGSISCSAHANENEILVSVCDTGSGISPEDQKKIFMRFKQAGDTLTGKPQGTGLGLPICEQIVEHHKGRIWVESKLGEGSSFHFTLAVDSSAESPDTSGPIITTNPIKKRFGSPDSPLIMVADDDPSLNEYLAQVLEDEGYRIITVSNGQEAVETAKKSMPNLITMDLKMPIMNGDQAIKALRENPSTRHIPVIVISALAEGQKAGGDASLIKPIDEKRLVETIHGLLQEDLVMTDPCMVLGQENNPPSENLLVICPGKINYCPPSELWRRVNSGFKGTIFITAELSPTLDLDRLSQTPDIQIVILPDN; encoded by the coding sequence ATGAAAATCAAAATGAGAATGTCTAAAATTTTTCAAAAGACAATGATCGTTAATTTCATTCTTTTTGGTGTGATTTCATTTTCTATGTCATTTGTATCGGCTGTAACCCTGCATAATCACATGGAGACCGAATACATCAGCAAAGGCAAGGCCATAGCCAACAGTCTTGCCAGCTCGAGCGTTGAAATACTTCTAAACAGAGATTCATCGACCATTCAATCAATGATAGACCAGTTTAAAACCAGTGACGGGGCAGCTTATGTATACGTGCAGAATGCTAACGGAGAAATTATCTCCCATACATTTGTACCCCGCGTGCCTTTAGTTCTTACAAGCAGCAATCTCCATCCGGAATCAATGGTCGTACGCGAATTATATATACCTGACTTTGGCGAGGTGATTGATATAACAAATCCTATTCTTGCAGGAATGGCCGGATATGTTCACGTTGGAATGGATAAGGAAATAATAAATAAATACGTATGGATCGCTATTGGAAAACTACAAATAGTAATGTTTTTTATTTTCTGGGTAAGTGTTTTTATTCTTTATATTATGGTTAAACGTATCTCGGAACCTCTTAACCAGCTTACTGAATATGCAAAAAAACTTTCAGATCACGATTTCACTGCCAATATAGCAATCACTTCAAAAGATGAAATAGGCCTATTAGCCGGGACTATGAAAAATATGGCCAATGAGCTGACAACACTTATTTCTGGACTTGAAAAGGCAGTCAGCAACGCCACAAGTGATTTACAAGATACACTGACCTATATGGAAGTTATCATGGACAGTCTTGCCGACGGTCTGCTTGTGGTCGATTTTTCCGGCAAAATATCTTTAACCAACCCAGCACTGTCAGAACTTTTTAATCTGCACAAAAAAAACATAAAAGGTCACGATATAAAAGATTTTTTTCCTACTGAAATGATTGATCTTTTCAATTTGGTCAAAGGATGTAAACACGAAGTCTACTCTTCAGAAATAAAGCTTGGTCATAACCGTACTGTAAAAGCTGTAGCTACCCCCATCCATAAATGGGAGTCTGAAGATAGTTTTAATATATGCCTCGGGGCCATAATTCTAGTACGCGATATAACTTACGAAAAGGAAGTTGATAACCTTAAAACAGACTTTATATCAACAGTTTCCCATGAGTTGCGAACACCGATGACATCTATTCTGGGCTTTGCCAAAATTATTCGCAAGAAACTCGATAAATCGATTTTCCCGACCTGCAATACTCCTGACCCGAAGACTAAGCGGGCAATGTCTCAAGTACAGGATAATATCGGAATTATTGTGTCAGAGGGGCAAAGATTAACTGAGCTGATTAATGATGTTCTTGATATAGCTAAAATGGAATCAGGAAAAATCGACTGGAGAAAGGCTCCTGTCGACTTACATGAAGTTATCAAGACCTCAGTCCAGACGACAACACCTCTTTGGGAGTCCAAACGACTTCAATTAACAATTGATATTGATGAAAATATTCCAACAATTTACGGTGATAGAGACAGAATTCTTCAAGTTCTGGTAAACCTGATATCAAACGCTGTAAAATTCACTCAATCAGGTTCTATAAGCTGCTCTGCCCATGCGAACGAAAATGAAATATTAGTGAGTGTATGTGATACGGGAAGCGGTATTTCACCGGAAGACCAGAAAAAGATTTTCATGCGCTTTAAACAGGCCGGAGATACACTTACTGGTAAACCCCAAGGAACAGGATTAGGGCTGCCTATCTGCGAACAGATAGTCGAGCACCATAAAGGACGAATCTGGGTAGAAAGTAAACTGGGCGAAGGCAGCTCTTTCCACTTCACACTTGCAGTTGATTCATCCGCTGAATCTCCTGACACATCTGGTCCTATAATAACGACAAATCCGATCAAAAAACGCTTCGGCAGCCCGGACAGTCCACTGATTATGGTTGCAGATGATGATCCGTCACTTAATGAATATTTAGCTCAAGTGCTAGAAGATGAGGGATACAGAATAATAACCGTATCAAACGGACAGGAAGCTGTGGAAACAGCAAAAAAAAGTATGCCCAATCTGATAACAATGGACCTCAAAATGCCTATTATGAATGGAGATCAGGCAATTAAAGCTCTTCGTGAGAATCCCTCAACACGGCATATTCCTGTTATTGTTATCAGTGCTCTGGCAGAAGGACAAAAAGCAGGAGGAGATGCGTCACTAATTAAACCAATTGATGAAAAAAGACTGGTTGAGACTATACACGGGCTACTGCAGGAAGACTTAGTTATGACTGACCCATGCATGGTACTGGGACAGGAAAATAATCCTCCATCTGAAAACCTGCTGGTAATTTGTCCTGGTAAAATCAACTATTGTCCACCTTCAGAGCTATGGAGAAGAGTAAATTCAGGTTTTAAAGGAACAATTTTCATTACGGCGGAATTAAGTCCCACGCTTGATCTGGACAGATTATCACAAACTCCTGATATACAGATTGTTATTTTACCAGATAACTGA
- a CDS encoding putative molybdenum carrier protein encodes MERPERYGSNKYKSCMKCLWTGPIDAFEEISALISSYNLMRCPSCGELLDIENMVFESNRTKLPQGFTIISGGQTGVDRGALDAAIASGIPHRGWCPKGRKAEDGPIPDKYNLYELNDFQYWKRTEKNVLDSDGTLIFPGDCESKGTALTIRLAKKHEKPVAVVSLDSDHAGRTVSAWIKAEKITVMNVAGPRESGCPGISVRTRNFLLNLLNDQK; translated from the coding sequence ATGGAAAGACCAGAAAGATACGGAAGCAATAAATATAAATCGTGCATGAAATGTCTGTGGACAGGACCGATAGACGCATTTGAAGAAATTTCAGCCTTAATCTCAAGTTACAACCTTATGCGCTGTCCCAGCTGTGGAGAACTTTTGGATATTGAGAATATGGTATTTGAAAGTAACCGCACTAAACTGCCACAAGGTTTCACTATAATATCCGGGGGCCAGACCGGTGTTGACCGCGGCGCGCTTGATGCCGCAATAGCTTCGGGTATTCCCCATCGGGGTTGGTGCCCGAAAGGCAGAAAAGCTGAAGACGGTCCTATCCCTGACAAATATAACCTATATGAGCTGAATGACTTTCAATATTGGAAACGTACTGAAAAAAATGTACTTGATTCTGATGGAACACTCATTTTTCCAGGGGACTGTGAATCTAAAGGCACTGCCCTGACTATCCGTCTGGCAAAAAAACATGAAAAACCTGTAGCCGTAGTATCTCTTGACTCTGATCATGCTGGCAGGACTGTTTCAGCATGGATAAAGGCAGAAAAAATAACAGTCATGAATGTTGCTGGACCTAGAGAAAGCGGCTGTCCAGGGATATCAGTTAGAACACGTAATTTTTTACTCAATCTGCTTAACGATCAAAAATAG
- a CDS encoding ArsR/SmtB family transcription factor, which produces MHKNDDCCDFHNPDVNVVGLVRKECCSREIMEDLASTFKILGEPVRITILHALSIKELCVCDLAELLGMSHSAVSHQLRILRTARMVRFEKEGRKAVYSLNDKHVETIIKTALDHMHGNGCPKDKDR; this is translated from the coding sequence ATGCATAAAAACGATGACTGCTGTGATTTTCATAACCCGGATGTGAATGTAGTCGGACTTGTAAGAAAAGAATGTTGTTCGCGAGAGATAATGGAAGATTTAGCTTCTACGTTCAAAATTCTAGGTGAGCCTGTACGGATAACAATACTGCATGCACTCTCAATCAAGGAATTATGCGTCTGCGATCTAGCAGAACTGCTTGGCATGAGCCATTCAGCTGTTTCACATCAGCTAAGAATTCTAAGAACAGCACGAATGGTCCGTTTTGAAAAAGAAGGCCGTAAGGCTGTTTACAGCTTAAACGATAAACATGTTGAAACAATAATAAAAACAGCTCTGGACCATATGCATGGAAATGGCTGTCCAAAGGATAAGGATCGATAG
- a CDS encoding SO_0444 family Cu/Zn efflux transporter: MNILISIAQESWEVLLQSAPFMLFGFFVAGLLKAFVGPEFISKNLGSGKTSDVFKASLLGVPIPLCSCGVIPAAAQLKQQGASKGATTSFLISTPETGVDSIAVTYALLDPVMTFFRPFAAFITAVIAGVLVDRYEKTNGTKTPSIPEPILISHDHGHECGCNDSNLSCQCSDDTEQSCSESSCGCGCGEESSSLPETFTGKLTAGMQYSFGNLLQDIGIWFLGGVILAGIFGALIPDGFIEKNLGDGFLPLLIMLAAAVPLYVCATASTPIAAALALKGLSPGAALVFLLAGPATNAASFTVVAKLLGKRSAFIYLGTIIICSLVLGVFVNWLYYSLGMSITDWVQSGAEDVHGLFYTVSALILLAFIAIPKVSALIRGKSLTGHSH, encoded by the coding sequence CTGAATATATTAATAAGTATTGCGCAAGAATCATGGGAAGTGCTGCTACAGTCTGCACCTTTTATGCTTTTCGGTTTTTTTGTAGCAGGACTCTTAAAAGCTTTTGTTGGGCCTGAGTTTATCAGCAAAAATCTAGGTTCAGGAAAAACTTCAGACGTGTTTAAAGCTTCACTTCTGGGTGTCCCGATTCCACTTTGCAGTTGCGGAGTAATACCTGCTGCTGCCCAGCTCAAGCAACAAGGAGCAAGCAAAGGAGCAACAACTTCATTTCTCATATCAACTCCGGAGACAGGTGTTGATTCAATTGCCGTAACCTATGCTCTTCTTGATCCGGTAATGACATTCTTCAGACCTTTTGCTGCTTTCATTACTGCAGTTATAGCCGGTGTATTAGTTGATCGATATGAAAAAACAAATGGAACAAAAACCCCCTCTATTCCAGAACCGATACTAATATCACATGACCATGGGCATGAGTGTGGATGCAACGACTCAAACCTTTCCTGCCAATGTTCGGATGATACTGAGCAGAGTTGTTCAGAATCATCCTGCGGATGTGGATGCGGAGAAGAAAGCTCAAGCTTACCTGAAACATTTACCGGAAAACTTACTGCAGGAATGCAATATTCCTTTGGCAATTTATTGCAGGATATTGGGATATGGTTTTTGGGAGGAGTAATTTTAGCAGGAATTTTTGGTGCACTAATTCCAGACGGTTTCATAGAAAAGAATCTTGGAGATGGATTTCTTCCTCTGCTGATTATGCTTGCAGCAGCCGTCCCGCTTTACGTATGCGCAACAGCATCAACACCGATTGCAGCTGCTCTGGCACTCAAAGGCCTTTCCCCGGGAGCAGCTCTTGTCTTTTTGCTTGCCGGGCCTGCCACCAACGCAGCCTCATTTACAGTTGTTGCCAAGCTGCTCGGGAAGAGATCAGCATTTATATACCTAGGTACAATCATAATTTGTTCGTTGGTACTCGGTGTATTTGTAAACTGGCTCTATTATTCACTTGGAATGTCAATTACTGACTGGGTTCAAAGCGGTGCAGAAGATGTACATGGTCTATTTTACACTGTCAGCGCACTTATACTGCTTGCCTTTATTGCTATTCCCAAGGTATCTGCTTTAATAAGAGGTAAAAGTTTAACTGGTCATTCACATTAG
- a CDS encoding glycosyltransferase, which yields MINPKVSVTMPCYNCESSVGMAIESILDQSYTDLELIAVDDGSVDGTADVLKEYAAKDFRLSPVFLDHQGVVGAANAAISAASGQYIARMDADDFALPARIEKQARLLDENPHVGLTACRVGFGGDREACAGYAHYVDWINSLIEIDEISLNRFVEFPFANPSIMMRSNLIKEYGQFRDGDFPEDYELVLRWLEAGVQMQKVDEELFIWNDPPDRLSRNHPKYSVESFYSIKSEYLHRWLEQNSSTHPRVGVIGSGRTSRKRFHILERHGVKVSFYVDVDPRKVGHVINGCKVLHRNAIPPAGDTFLLSYVASRGAREEVAEFLNSRGYVLGKHYLLVS from the coding sequence GTGATTAATCCAAAAGTTTCAGTGACCATGCCCTGCTACAATTGTGAGAGCAGTGTAGGGATGGCCATTGAAAGTATTTTAGACCAGTCTTATACTGATCTTGAGCTGATTGCTGTAGACGATGGTTCTGTTGACGGAACTGCTGATGTCTTAAAAGAATACGCAGCAAAAGATTTTCGTTTGAGCCCTGTATTTTTAGACCATCAAGGTGTTGTTGGGGCTGCCAATGCAGCAATTAGTGCAGCTTCAGGTCAATACATTGCCCGTATGGACGCTGATGACTTTGCTTTACCTGCAAGAATTGAGAAACAGGCCCGCCTGCTGGATGAAAATCCGCATGTGGGCCTTACTGCATGTCGTGTAGGGTTTGGCGGAGACCGTGAAGCATGTGCTGGATATGCCCATTATGTAGACTGGATAAATTCTCTTATCGAGATAGATGAAATTTCTTTGAACCGTTTTGTTGAGTTTCCGTTTGCAAATCCATCCATCATGATGCGAAGCAATCTTATTAAAGAGTATGGGCAATTCAGGGATGGTGATTTTCCGGAAGATTATGAGCTGGTTTTGCGCTGGCTTGAAGCCGGAGTTCAGATGCAGAAGGTAGATGAAGAATTATTTATCTGGAATGACCCTCCTGATCGGCTTTCCCGTAATCATCCGAAATATTCTGTAGAATCATTTTATAGTATCAAAAGTGAGTATCTTCATCGCTGGTTAGAACAAAACAGTTCCACACATCCGCGTGTAGGGGTAATAGGTTCAGGCCGAACATCACGTAAACGATTTCATATACTTGAAAGGCATGGCGTTAAAGTTTCTTTTTATGTAGACGTTGATCCACGTAAGGTCGGGCATGTTATCAACGGCTGCAAAGTTCTGCATCGTAATGCTATACCTCCGGCAGGAGATACTTTTTTACTTTCATATGTAGCCAGCAGGGGAGCCAGAGAGGAGGTTGCAGAATTCCTCAACTCGCGTGGTTATGTATTGGGTAAACATTATTTATTAGTCTCTTAA
- a CDS encoding ATP-binding protein, which translates to MKCKVCKAEAVISLPSHNAAFCKEHFENFFMKQVATGIRRRKLLEPDDKVLVALSGGKDSLGLMYALSELGYDVTGLHIDLGIFDSSKKARSVVEDFCKDKGYPLRVVELEKEGVPMPLIKKHIRRPICSICGKFKRHYFNKIALDEGFTALATGHNLDDEVARLFANTLRWDQGYLSDQGPVLPAENGFAKKVKPLFRVSEFESANFSFLMGIPYHHLPCPYSGGASFTGHKLLWRDLELRSPGSKRSFYKGFLDRGQPAFAAIHQEKKSYEVVPCTECGCPTSAGVCNICRLKKQLRESIEENGE; encoded by the coding sequence ATGAAGTGTAAGGTTTGTAAAGCCGAGGCAGTAATATCACTGCCCAGTCATAATGCTGCGTTCTGTAAAGAACATTTTGAGAACTTTTTTATGAAGCAGGTTGCTACGGGAATCCGGAGGCGCAAGCTTCTTGAACCAGACGACAAAGTCCTTGTGGCTCTTTCGGGTGGCAAAGATTCTCTCGGGCTTATGTATGCCCTTTCGGAGTTAGGCTACGATGTAACCGGATTGCATATTGATCTTGGGATTTTTGATTCGTCAAAGAAAGCCCGGTCTGTTGTAGAGGATTTTTGTAAAGATAAAGGTTATCCGTTGCGGGTGGTTGAACTTGAGAAAGAAGGCGTTCCCATGCCACTTATCAAGAAACACATCCGTCGACCTATTTGCTCTATATGTGGGAAGTTTAAGAGGCATTATTTTAATAAGATTGCGCTTGATGAAGGGTTTACCGCTCTTGCCACAGGCCATAACCTTGACGATGAAGTTGCCAGACTTTTCGCTAATACCTTACGCTGGGATCAGGGTTATCTTTCTGATCAAGGGCCAGTTCTGCCTGCTGAGAATGGTTTTGCTAAAAAGGTTAAGCCTCTTTTCAGGGTTTCTGAATTTGAATCTGCCAACTTTTCATTTTTAATGGGTATTCCATATCACCACCTGCCATGTCCATACAGCGGCGGAGCGAGCTTCACAGGACATAAGTTGCTCTGGCGTGATCTTGAGTTGCGTAGCCCGGGGTCTAAGAGGTCCTTTTATAAAGGTTTTCTTGATCGTGGTCAGCCTGCTTTTGCAGCAATACATCAGGAAAAGAAAAGTTATGAAGTTGTCCCTTGTACTGAGTGCGGATGTCCTACTTCAGCCGGAGTATGCAATATATGCAGGCTTAAAAAGCAGCTTCGTGAATCCATTGAGGAAAACGGAGAGTGA
- a CDS encoding response regulator, with amino-acid sequence MTQKTILVVDDEKHIRMLYREELEASGYQVATSDGTEDILAVIKRETPDLVILDIKLGIARSGLDLLQEIRQEDTKIPVILSTAYDSFKHDMKSIAADYYVVKSVDLSQLKAKVTEALG; translated from the coding sequence ATGACTCAGAAAACTATCTTAGTTGTTGACGATGAAAAGCATATAAGGATGCTCTACCGAGAAGAACTTGAAGCCAGTGGCTATCAGGTTGCTACCTCAGACGGTACAGAAGATATACTTGCCGTTATAAAAAGAGAAACGCCAGATCTGGTCATCCTCGACATTAAACTAGGCATTGCCCGTTCCGGACTGGACTTACTACAGGAAATCCGTCAGGAAGACACAAAAATCCCAGTAATACTGAGTACAGCTTACGATAGCTTTAAACATGACATGAAATCCATTGCAGCAGACTACTATGTAGTTAAATCTGTGGATTTAAGTCAGTTGAAGGCCAAAGTGACTGAGGCTCTCGGTTAA
- a CDS encoding site-2 protease family protein yields MFDIANTIKEISILAVPFLLAITCHEASHGFAAYLLGDPTAKQAGRLTLNPLKHLDPLGTIALVLTRMIGWAKPVPINPMYFKNPQRDMMLVALAGPAANMALAIMFSIIVKVILSLDISGYSNIMLRVLQPTVQIANAGVIINLALCFFNLLPIPPLDGSKIIAGFMPRETAYKFMSFRYGFIIVIVLAMLGLLGTIISPAISIFYNLLIH; encoded by the coding sequence ATGTTCGACATAGCAAATACAATAAAAGAAATCAGCATCCTTGCTGTTCCATTCCTTCTAGCAATCACCTGCCATGAAGCCTCACACGGCTTTGCTGCATATCTTCTAGGCGATCCAACGGCAAAACAAGCCGGACGGCTTACCTTAAATCCCTTAAAGCATCTTGATCCACTGGGTACTATTGCACTTGTTTTGACCCGCATGATCGGCTGGGCCAAACCTGTTCCTATTAATCCCATGTATTTTAAAAATCCCCAACGGGATATGATGCTTGTGGCGCTGGCTGGACCTGCAGCAAACATGGCACTTGCTATAATGTTTTCAATTATCGTAAAAGTAATCCTGTCGCTGGACATCAGCGGTTACTCCAATATTATGCTCAGGGTACTTCAGCCGACTGTGCAGATTGCCAATGCCGGAGTTATAATCAACCTGGCCTTGTGCTTTTTCAATCTTTTGCCTATTCCTCCATTGGATGGCAGCAAGATAATTGCAGGCTTCATGCCCCGTGAGACAGCTTATAAATTTATGTCTTTCAGGTACGGTTTTATTATTGTCATTGTTCTGGCAATGCTGGGACTACTTGGTACAATTATCAGTCCGGCCATAAGTATATTTTATAACCTGCTGATTCATTAA
- the trpS gene encoding tryptophan--tRNA ligase, whose amino-acid sequence MTKTNNRIVSGMRSTGRLHLGHYFGVLVNWINIQEDNECYFFVADWHALTSEYSDPRKIKGFVPELVKDWVAAGLDPEKCVIFHQSQVKEHAELHLMLSMITPLGWLERNPTYKEIRQELIQKELNTYGFLGYPVLMASDILMYKPSFVPVGQDQLPHLELTREIARRFNSINGEYFPEPQAMLTEDAKLPGLDGRKMSKSYNNGIFLGEAMDEVRPKVMSMLTDKNRLRKSDPGDPEICNLYPYHKLMTDSSKCDEIEEGCRNASLGCVDCKKMLAESMAKFLEPMQERRRKMDENPDIVWQILAEGTAKARAKAQQNMEEIRERIGFKY is encoded by the coding sequence ATGACTAAAACAAACAATCGCATAGTTTCAGGAATGAGGTCTACCGGCCGCCTTCACCTCGGTCACTACTTCGGTGTTCTGGTGAACTGGATCAATATTCAGGAAGATAATGAATGTTATTTCTTTGTTGCCGACTGGCACGCACTCACCAGTGAATACTCTGATCCACGAAAAATTAAGGGATTCGTCCCTGAACTGGTAAAAGACTGGGTGGCGGCAGGACTTGATCCTGAGAAATGTGTAATCTTTCATCAGTCTCAAGTTAAAGAGCATGCTGAACTGCATCTTATGCTTTCAATGATTACTCCGCTTGGCTGGCTGGAAAGAAACCCTACTTACAAAGAAATCCGTCAGGAACTTATCCAGAAGGAACTTAATACATACGGATTCCTTGGTTATCCGGTACTCATGGCATCTGATATCCTCATGTATAAGCCATCTTTTGTTCCTGTTGGACAGGACCAGCTTCCACACTTGGAACTTACCCGTGAAATTGCCCGCCGCTTCAACAGCATAAATGGCGAATATTTTCCGGAACCGCAGGCAATGCTTACTGAAGACGCTAAGCTGCCTGGACTTGACGGTCGCAAGATGTCCAAGAGCTATAACAACGGTATTTTTCTCGGTGAAGCTATGGATGAAGTCCGCCCTAAGGTTATGTCCATGCTGACAGACAAGAACAGACTCAGAAAATCAGATCCGGGCGATCCTGAAATATGTAACCTCTATCCTTATCACAAGCTGATGACTGACAGCTCAAAATGTGATGAGATTGAGGAAGGTTGCCGTAATGCTTCTCTCGGCTGCGTAGATTGTAAAAAGATGCTCGCAGAAAGCATGGCAAAATTCCTTGAACCTATGCAGGAGCGTCGCCGCAAGATGGATGAAAATCCAGATATAGTCTGGCAGATTCTTGCAGAAGGAACTGCTAAAGCACGTGCCAAAGCTCAGCAGAACATGGAAGAGATTCGTGAAAGAATAGGATTCAAATATTAA
- a CDS encoding aminotransferase class IV, translating to MIYFSKGELCEGPIGLDLSQPAFRTGYGFFETLAWNGRKCCHLSLHLKRAYRSFAQYNIIDEKIDYEKVINQVIEVNNLEKKFARLNIFYPVESGKTFPVVCAVPFEYLPDRIWSLWPNDEIFMSSLMQHKSMNRMSYLSAWEKAADYGYDDALLLDFEGNILESSVASLLFKKGDVFFEPQTEYKLPGTAQEVLADFIEIKAQPIPLNTIQEYEHIYALNSLGGVIPVSRVGAVKFEVDVEFAVCMGRKILELDYS from the coding sequence GTGATTTATTTCAGTAAAGGTGAATTATGTGAAGGACCGATTGGTCTTGATCTGTCACAGCCTGCTTTTAGAACCGGATATGGTTTTTTTGAAACCTTAGCCTGGAACGGAAGGAAATGCTGCCATCTGAGTTTGCATTTAAAGCGCGCATATCGGAGTTTTGCACAATATAACATTATCGATGAAAAAATTGATTATGAGAAAGTTATTAACCAAGTCATTGAAGTTAATAATCTGGAGAAAAAATTTGCCCGTTTGAATATTTTTTATCCAGTGGAAAGCGGTAAAACTTTTCCTGTAGTTTGTGCTGTGCCTTTTGAATATCTGCCGGATAGGATTTGGTCTTTATGGCCTAATGATGAAATTTTCATGTCTTCACTGATGCAGCATAAAAGTATGAACCGTATGTCTTATCTCAGCGCATGGGAGAAGGCTGCTGACTATGGATATGATGATGCATTGCTGCTTGATTTTGAAGGTAATATTCTTGAATCATCGGTTGCTTCACTTCTTTTTAAAAAAGGAGATGTCTTTTTTGAACCACAAACAGAGTATAAACTTCCCGGAACTGCACAGGAGGTTCTTGCTGATTTCATAGAAATTAAAGCTCAGCCTATCCCGCTGAACACTATTCAGGAATATGAGCATATATACGCTCTAAATTCATTGGGGGGAGTTATTCCCGTTTCCAGAGTGGGGGCTGTAAAATTCGAAGTAGATGTTGAGTTCGCAGTATGTATGGGCAGAAAAATTTTAGAACTTGATTATTCTTAA